One part of the Methylobacterium mesophilicum SR1.6/6 genome encodes these proteins:
- a CDS encoding SDR family oxidoreductase — protein sequence MRVFLTGANGWVGSAVTRDLLAAGHSVIGLVRSQEKAEAYAASGGRPLIGAIEDLAVLRAGAETADGVIHLAFGLDLAQIDTMAEADRRAIETFGETFAGTDRPIVSVSGFLLLPRGEIFLEDARPPVDAAFPRATEQTTFALAERDLRASVVRLPRSVHGLGERHGFIPMLAAVARATGCSAYVGDGQNLWPSVHRLDAARVFRLALERGARGEAYHAVADDGVPYRLIAEAIGRQVGVRAVSLTPEAAEAQFGGLSMWVAGNGPVSAARTRAALDWQPRERDLLSDIDRPDYYT from the coding sequence ATGCGCGTGTTTCTGACAGGAGCGAATGGCTGGGTCGGCTCGGCCGTCACCCGAGACTTGCTGGCGGCGGGCCATTCCGTCATCGGTCTCGTGCGCTCGCAGGAGAAGGCCGAGGCTTACGCTGCTTCGGGCGGCAGACCGCTGATTGGCGCAATCGAGGATCTGGCCGTGCTCCGGGCGGGGGCCGAAACGGCCGACGGCGTCATCCACCTAGCCTTCGGCCTCGACCTCGCGCAGATCGACACGATGGCCGAGGCCGATCGTCGGGCGATCGAGACCTTCGGGGAAACCTTCGCGGGTACGGACCGGCCCATCGTTTCGGTCAGCGGTTTCCTGCTTCTGCCCCGCGGGGAGATCTTCCTGGAGGACGCGCGGCCGCCGGTCGACGCCGCCTTTCCCCGCGCGACGGAGCAGACCACCTTCGCGCTTGCCGAACGCGACTTGCGCGCCTCCGTCGTCCGTCTGCCGCGCTCCGTACACGGGCTCGGGGAGCGGCACGGGTTCATCCCGATGCTTGCGGCCGTGGCGCGCGCGACGGGCTGTTCCGCCTATGTCGGCGACGGGCAGAACCTGTGGCCATCCGTGCATCGTCTGGACGCAGCACGCGTTTTCCGCCTCGCCCTCGAACGCGGCGCGCGGGGCGAGGCCTACCATGCGGTCGCGGACGACGGCGTGCCCTATCGGTTGATTGCCGAGGCGATCGGCCGGCAGGTCGGCGTTCGGGCGGTGTCTCTCACGCCAGAGGCGGCGGAGGCGCAGTTCGGCGGCTTGTCGATGTGGGTGGCCGGCAACGGGCCGGTCTCAGCCGCGCGGACGCGCGCCGCGCTCGACTGGCAACCGCGGGAGAGAGACCTCCTCTCGGATATCGATCGGCCGGATTACTACACCTGA